In Acipenser ruthenus chromosome 25, fAciRut3.2 maternal haplotype, whole genome shotgun sequence, the sequence tgatgaaaggctctATTGCTATTGTTGTATAGTTCAAACTTTTTTTCGGAAATTTCATTTTTTGTCCTGTTACCTTAGTTATATCTTAATTTATATTACCTACTAAGCAACAcgagtaattattttattttacgtatagtaataataataattatgttatgTCAAAATGATTTACTTTACGGACTATTAATTATATAACTGTAGGATACGAAATACTCTATGTCTATATACTGTCATCCTTGGCATATTTAGAGCTAGGGCAAAAAGTTTTTAATCacgctatagaattaactaagttTTCTTCATAAcgttgaatgaaacctgttgcataatgttacgttaacataatgaattacacATACAGctatgtagttttccatatacttaacgaaaaactgacaacaattgaaaaatggcTTGCGGTAGCCTTTTGTTATATAATtgtaaatgatgttaaataaaatctcaattatgttcatatcgtttttttgtttttaatctctcAATCCTAACATTTCAGGTGATGCTCTTGGTCCATAGCTGTCTGTAAACTCCACCGCGAGATTTTAACTTGCCCTTGACCAGCAAGCAGTCCAATCACAACAGTTAGCTGACAGACGCCTCACCACAGACACTCACCGTGATTGGACATCGATTAGCTAAGACCCGCCTATTGCCAACATTAGTCGTTAGCATTGGGTAGCAATCCTAGTTTAACAATATCCTTCAAGGCTAGAGCACAGGGACAAGATGGCATTACTTGAAAGCTGCGTTCGTTCTGGGATGGTAAgggaatggttttaaaaaaaaataaagtaatgtcAGTTTTATTAACTCGTACAAACACAATGAGCGTtaaattcatgttttgttttttaacagaatgTTTTTGCTGTGGTCTTGCGGAGGCAGTTCCACAAAACAGCGCCTGCTTTAGTGCAGGTAAGTTATTCCCAGTCATGTATTCACCGTGGAAAGGTTACCGTGATTCGTGTTGCTTGTGCTGAGTGTCGGATCCACGGGGAGGAGCATTCATTAGGAACTCGAGCGTCCACACATTCCGATACCGAAGTGTATGCAGTTTAAAGCGGGTTTGGAGAGTTATAGGTTGAACAATACGTAAGCTAAACAGGGGTAGACTCCTACAGAAAGCTAGTGCTGGGACTAACACGGGATTtaatttcatgttcagatattcgctcgtaatttaaatgttcaaaaagtaataaaaaccattatattgctctgaacgcaggcatgCAGACAGGAGGGGAAGGTCCAAAACGGGGTTTCAAAACCGCGGACAAGCGTGGTCCAGATAGCACATTCTAGTTTATTCGCGTTGAAATGTAACACAAAATGTAACACATATCTGACGTTGTCACagatggaatagaaacaaagacacaggttgattttattttaagtggCACACACACATTGTGTGATTAAAGTTTTTACCTTACTTACATCCACACTGTGGCACAGTTCCTGCTCTTGGACTGTATATTATAGTATAACAGTTATTATAACGTCCTGTTaatgtcatacattttaaaagtttggaATGATattctggggggtggggggtgagagctgtgGCAGTCCTTTCCTTGGCTGTGCGTGTGCAGGTTGGTAAGGTAGTGGGGGTGTGTTTCAGGTGACTGTTCGGGATGCTCTGACCCAGGCTATGGACGAGGAGCTGGAGAGAGATGAGCGAGTGTTTCTGCTGGGGGAGGAGGTGGCACAGTACGATGGTGCATACAAGGTAACAAAGCCGCTCGGACTGCACTTTGAAAATTCATTGCAAAGGTATTCTGACTTTGAAATTTGTATAGATAATTAAAGCCTCATGTATTTTTCAGGTCAGTCGAGGACTATGGAAGAAATATGGAGATAAGCGAATCATTGACACTCCTATTGCAGAGGTATGAGCAGCCAGGCGCTGGATTGGCAGCACCTTGAGTATAGTCACCTCAATACCGTTTCAATGTTCTTCatgcttttcatttgttttgttttagatggGCTTTGCTGGAATTGCAGTCGGTTCTGCTATGGTAAGAAATGAAGTATCCCTGTCAGGGAAGTTTGTATGAATTTGAAATGCGATGCTGCTGTTGTGGCAAATTGAATCTGGGAGTTAGTCATTTATCAGCACATGTTATTGAAAAATAGAATCTATATTAGTTAATATTGTGGTGGcggcaggggggtgggggggggagccTGTAACTAAGGCTGTATTCACGGTTATcgtgaaatttacccattgctCTGTAATGTGCAGTTCCCTGagaattcccatttctgaaaggaCAGTGTAAATATCCATGTTTATCACCTTCAATAAATGCAGCAAACGTGCCCTTATTGCTGCGCTGCCTGTTCCACAGCATTCAGCAACCTGACAGCCTGCTTAGTTTGcttccatgtgttttttttttttttttttttaattattaaacaaaatattctacaatgtaGCGTTTACTGTTCAGGTCAGCATTTAAATGTTTAGaaacattttgttgtataataTCTAAGGTTATCAAGTctgtgacaatgctatttttctgctttaataaatatattgtcTTGAAGTATCTATTTAGACTATGAAATGAGCCATTTTTACTGTGAAACAGCCCTATCTATAGCAATTAAATCCATCATATTTGTaaatttaaattatataaaagtGCATTACCACAAGATCCAAATATATCATGTGATCATTTGAGTCATGGTTCATATCCACAGTGTTACAAAcccatgctaaatgtgttggacCATGACGGTGACCTGTTTCTGGATGACTTAAGTTTCTGTTGTAGTACAGCTTTGTGTTAGACTTAATTTGTGTATTCCTTTTTTCTCTATTCATTATAAGTGAATAAACCCTTTTCACTCTTGTTTTTAACCTTGGACTGCTTGCATGTCTACAGTTGGTACACTGCTGAATGTCCAATAGAAATGGAGGATACACTGTGTGTTTAGAGAACTGCTCTCAAACTATGCGAGAATGTGTTGAAGGAATATTGTATGTAATGTTAAAGCTAGAATATTGTatgtaatgtaaaatgttaatgtttaagCAAGTGCAAAGAAAGTTcctcagaaaaaaatgaaattctgaaGTTGGAGGAACTTTCTTTGCCTTCAGTTTCCACTTATGTTcttgaaaccagtgtgtttatAATCTTTATACAGCAGATCCTATCGCCCCGAAAGCCTGTGTtgtacatgctttaaaaaaagttttgtttctgATTCTGATGTTTTACTGTTTCAGGCTGGCTTGAGGCCGATTTGTGAGTTCATGACTTTCAATTTCTCCATGCAAGCCATTGACCAGATTATAAACTCTGCTGCCAAGACATACTACATGTCTGCTGGGCTGCAATCCGTCCCCATCGTGTTCCGAGGCCCCAATGGCCACTCTGCTGGAGTGGCAGCCCAGCATTCCCAGTGCTTTGCAGCCTGGTATGGGCACTGCCCTGGGCTCAAGGTGCTCAGCCCCTGGAGCGCCGAAGATGCTAAAGGGCTCCTCAAAGCTGCCATCAGAGATGACAACCCAGGTATATGTAACACttgccattttttctttttcagtttgtgAATTTTGTGCTTCTAAAAGGACAGTATTCTGGCTCCAGTCAGACCAGGTGTGGAAGGAAAGCTGCCATCACGAGTGCTCAATCCTGACCATGGCAAACGTGATGCTTTTGTGACCTGGATTATCAAATGAGTTTGAAGCCTAGAACTCCAAAGTCATTTCACTTTGAccttgatgtaacttaaaaaaaaaaaaggatgatgagtaagtagattcaagaaaatgcacagagtccttttcttcactcagttgttaggtttattgaaatatgcagggagtctggtcccaggtacaggacaaacagaatactcgttcttacaatcgttgcatgacattaaatacccttctgcataggtgtctctctcctcctctttctctgacacttaaccaatagaaaaggtacaactcattatcctgttaccatatattccattttgtgtgtgtgtgtgtgtgatctagtgtgaagaccaCTGagctcagtgcattcttcagaccctggtgccacaaaggtccatacaccTGTTCCTATCTCtccttccttgttcctatctctccgatttgcctaagaccctttgatcccagtggcactaTCTTTTTGgatctctgaagtcttagagcctggctccttcagtccccttgaaaactagctttatgaccccgtcataaaccagctgtattttctaagcaaaaacctgttaaccagttttataccccagtggactccccgaagggcaagcttctttcatgtcagggctggagatcaaaggacttgtttgtacagccgtgtgctgctggccagccatttgctttgacacaaaagaatcttaacttctctaccatattgcagctttcatctatcacagcagtgcttgcatttttggaacgaacagttttttctatccaatgttaaatcacttttcagaaaaataacatgaatacagccgtcattcctcatgcgtagcaaactgctattcaatacttgttccatgttttccaacagaccTAAGCTCGATTTAAATTGAAGTGGGAGTTAGAAAATAACTTCATGTTATGAAATGTTTTACTCGTTTAGCCTAGTGCCATTGTTGCAAGTATTTGGTTATTCCCACCTTTTTAAAACGTGCATTTCTCTGCTTTATCTAGGTACCAGACATACTGCTAGTGTTGGAGGGCTGCAACAGCTTGACACATGCTAAATAAAAAGACCAGATGGGTTTGTTTTAACAGGGCACTAATGTTCTAGATACAAGGGTAGGACAGTGAATGGCTTGTCCTTCAAATGAACTTCTGGTGTTTTGTTCTGTAATAAATGTGAGCTTCATCTCCTCCCTGTTCTGTTTCTCAGTTGTGTTTCTTGAAAACGAGCTGTTGTACGGCGTTGCCTTTGAGGTCTCAGAAGAAGCTCAGTCCAAAGACTTTGTTGTCCCCATTGGAAAGGCAAAGGTAGAGAGGCAAGGTGGGTGAACGAAGGGCTGTGAAACTGTAGACACGATACCTCAGCTGCTCTGCATGACTAATATGCCAATGAAATATAGAAACTTCATAAAGATAAACCCTGTAtattttaggttttgttttacaaattgtGGATCTGTCAAGGCAGTAAAACtggcaaaaataataaaagggcTGTTGGTTCAGACCATACAGGCAACACAAAATGAAATCCTTTTTGTTGCTTCAACAGGAACAAGAAAAATCAACAATATTCTGATTCTTaggttttaaaagaaataagaTTGTCATAGCAATCCGCTAGGTTTCTCTTGGCTGCTGTATTAAGGACTTCATTAATATTAGGGCTGTAACCTCATTGCAGAGGCCTAAACTATCTTAAGGGGTTCTAGCTGTCATTTCAAGATGACTAAGAAAAGATTGTCATTATCTGGTGTTTAACTGTTCAAAGACTAGATGTCTTAAAACCAATCCGTGTACAGTCGCTGGTCCTGGAGGGATTAAGATGTCTGTTTTTTGTTCTCTTCCTTCAGGAACTCTCATTACCCTGGTCTCCCACTCCAGGTATGTGGGGCACTGTCTGGATGCAGCAGCGGTTCTGGCTGAAGAAGGCATTGAGTGTGAGGTGGGTCTTGCCTCTTGCAGTGTGTCTAGCTCCAGTATGAATTCAGTTTTCTGATTGCATAGTACCGGTGCTCTGAATACAGTTTACTGCTGTTTTCTGATTTGCATAGTACCGGTGCtgtgccacccccccccccaccccacccccaccccccttttttaatttttttttttttgggggggggggggagggggtgtacTATTGATTTGTGTGTAAATCAACAGAGCTACAGTGGAACAGCGAGTTTGCATGGATACTGACTAAGTATTGAGTGTCGATTGTGTTTCACCTTGCACAGAGAGGAAGGTTGCATGTTTGGATTGGTTATTTAAGCACTTGCTATATTTTGCTTGTATAATGGCAAGCCCTCGTTCTCCGCAGGTCATCAATCTCCGCAGTATCCGGCCCCTGGACATGGAGACGATCGAGAGCAGCGTGGCGAAGACCAATCACCTGGTCACCGTGGAGGGGGGGTGGCCACAGTTTGGCGTTGGCGCGGAAATCTGTGCCAGGATCATGGAAGGTAATATCTTCAACCTTATTTCTACAACGCCGGTGATCTcttccacaataataataatattttaacaaaccTCGCCAAATTAGAAAATTGCCAGGCTTTTAAtaaaaaagagggggggggggggggggacaaaaactaaaaaaaatcttcttgtaAGGAAGAAAGATTCGATGTAAAATCAAAATGAGATGACCAGTCCCAGGAAAGTGTTGCCAGCAGAACTTTGGTTTTCCAAGGGGTGGAGGGGGGATCCTGTTAACAGCAGCAATTAACTCAAACTGTGCACAACAGTGTAATTATCAGCAGGTAAGTCCACACAAGACAGGTGATGAAGGTGACCATGTAATATGCATGCTGTAAATGTACTTGAGCGTAGATCAAGAAGTGGTACTTTCTTTAGCGGACCATTTTTGACTCTGTAAAGAATGCATTGTGCTTTTCCTACATTCTCGCTTGGAATATTTTATAGTGTTCAGCAGGGAATCTCAGCTAAGTGAATTGTAGGTATTggagtcctgtgtgtgtgtgtgtgtgtgtgtgtgtgtgtgtgtttccttcctTTAGGCCCAGCCGTTAACTACCTGGATGCACCAGTGATCCGGGTGACCGGTGTAGACATCCCCATGCCTTACGCGAAGATCCTTGAAGACAACAGTGTACCTCAGATAAAAGACATTATTTTTTCAGTGAAAAAGTCATTGAATATCTAAGTTCTTAGGCTAGTCAGTCTTCACATTCTGTTGTATTCATTGCTGATATGTTGGGTCTTTTTAAAAACAGGACAGGCTGGCAATAAAGAACATATTTGTGATAGTAGAGAGGTTTCAAAGAAATGGATATTGTTGCTGTTTATTGGTCATTTGTAGAGTTCTGTGGAATCTGTACTCCATTTAAACGCCATAACATAATACAAATGTTAATActtttttgaaaaattaaaactATTGTAAGCCCCCATACATGGCttcagtgctttttgttttt encodes:
- the LOC131701600 gene encoding pyruvate dehydrogenase E1 component subunit beta, mitochondrial-like, with product MALLESCVRSGMNVFAVVLRRQFHKTAPALVQVTVRDALTQAMDEELERDERVFLLGEEVAQYDGAYKVSRGLWKKYGDKRIIDTPIAEMGFAGIAVGSAMAGLRPICEFMTFNFSMQAIDQIINSAAKTYYMSAGLQSVPIVFRGPNGHSAGVAAQHSQCFAAWYGHCPGLKVLSPWSAEDAKGLLKAAIRDDNPVVFLENELLYGVAFEVSEEAQSKDFVVPIGKAKVERQGTLITLVSHSRYVGHCLDAAAVLAEEGIECEVINLRSIRPLDMETIESSVAKTNHLVTVEGGWPQFGVGAEICARIMEGPAVNYLDAPVIRVTGVDIPMPYAKILEDNSVPQIKDIIFSVKKSLNI